AGCCTACTACCGGGCCCCGGGCCGGCCGCGGGGCCTCGGCAACCGGCGGACAAACGCGGGTGGGTGGCGCGAGAATGTGGGCGAGTCGAGGGGGGTTCGGGATGCGGGCACGGCGGATCGTGGCGGCGGGGGTCGCCGTGGCGGTGCTGGTGGTGGGGGCCGCGGTGCTGCTGTGGCCGGACCGGCGGAAGCCGGCGGCCGCTCCGCCCCCGCCGAGCAGCGCGCCGCCCAGCCCCTCGCCCACCCCGACCAGGTCGCTGCCGTACCCCTTCTTCACCCCGGGCACCTGCCTCGACCACCCGCAGCTGAGCAAGGTGATCACCAAGGCCGAGGAGCGCCCCTGCGACCAGTCCCACGACGGCGAGGCGATCGCCAACGTGGTGCTGCCCGACGGGCTCACCGACGACGCCCAGATCGGCCGTGCGCTGCGGGAGTTGTGCAAGGCGCCGCTGGCCGAGTGGGAGGGGCGCCAGGGCGGCGGCGGGCCGTACTACGGCTTCCCGATCGGCCCGTACCTGCCGTACTACCAGCAGGGTCTGCACGAGGCGACGTGCACGATGACGGTCAGCGACCGGCAGGGCGGACGGAAGCTGACCGGCCACCTGCGGTGAGCCGTGCGTAGCCCCTCCGGGACGGTCACATCCGGATCAGGCCGAGCTGGCGGAGCATGCCCGTGGTGTCCCAGTTCCACCAGGACTCCTGGAGCTTGCCGTCCTTGATCCGCATCATCGTCATGCCGGTGACCTCGACGATCTTGTCGGTGGCCGGGAGGCCCATGAAGTCGCCGACGTGCTTGCCGCGGACGCTCCAGTGGCAGCAGACCATGTCGCCGTCGCAGAGCATCCGCTCCACGGTCATCCGGTAGTCGAAGGAGTCGCGCCAGCCCTGCATCTCGTCCTTGAGGTCCTGGAGGCTCATGTTGTCGCGGCGCATCCCCGGGTCGTGGTCGTGGTAGTCGGGGGCCACCACCTCGGCCAGCTGGTCGAGGTCGTCGGAGTTCGCGATGTCGAACACCCGCATCGCGACCTGCCGGTTCATCTGCTCGTCGCGGACCACGTCCAGGTTGGTGAAGGTCGGCGGCTCGTCGCAGAGCGCCACCATCTCGTGGAAGATCCGGTCCGTCTCCGGCAGGCCCGAGTTGCGCATCGCCTCCTCGTAGGAGGGGAATTCGACGATCTCCACCACGTGCCGGGCGTTGTCGCGGTCGGTCCCCATGATCGTGTGGGTGGCGGTCCGCTTCCCCTCGGTCTGCTCGGCCCAGCTGTCCATCAGACTGTTCAGGTCCTCGACCCGGTCCGTCTTGCATTCAACGATCTGCACGAACGTCATGGCGGTACTCCCAAGGCCCCCCTCGGCCTCGATCGTCCGCCCTGCTGCCAACCGGCAGCTCCCACGATCCTCCCGCTCCGCCCGCCCGACAAGGCGGGACCGCGCGCTGGCTATCGTGGTGGGCATGACGACCTATGCCCTCGCGGAGCGCGCGCGTCTCACCGAACTGCTGGCCGCCGCCGGCCCGGACGCCCCCACCCTCTGCGCCGGCTGGACCACCCGGGACCTGGCCGCCCACCTGGTCCTGCGCGAGGCCCGGCCGGACGCCTCCGCCGGGATCCGGATCAAGCCGCTGCACGGCTGGACCGCGCGGGTCCAGACCGGGTACGCGGAGCTGCCGTACCCGGAGCTGCTGCGGCGGTTCCGCTCCGGGCCGCCGCTGCTGTCGCTGTTCGCGCTGCCCGGCGCGGACGAGGCCGCCAACGTGGTGGAGTACTTCGTCCACGCCGAGGACGTCCGCCGCGCCGGCGACGAGGGGGCCGAGCCGAAGGCGCCGTCCGAGGGGCTGACCGAGCTGCTGTGGCGGCGGCTGCCGGCGGTGGCCCGGTTCGGGACGGGCGTGAAGCTGCCGGTACGGCTGGCGCTGCGGCGGCCGGACGGGCGGACGGTGGAGATCGGCCCCAAGGCCGCACCGGTGGTGGAGGTCACCGGGGAGCCGGGGGAACTGGTGCTGTTCGCCTACGGCCGCGGCGCCCGGGCCGCCGTCACCGCCGAGGGGCCCACCGACGCCATCGAGGCCCTCTGCGCGGCACTCCCGCTGCCGTAGCAAGCCCTCGGCGGGAAGCCCCCAGGGGCGCGGGGAACTGCGCGAAGCGGGAGTGACGGCGCCGCACCTTCCGCCTCGCGCAGTTCCCGCGCCCCTGAGTACCCGGTCGCGCGGGTGCGCCCGTTCACGGACACGCTGAGTGCCGGGTGAAGTGACGGATTGTCAGTGGTGCGTGCCACGCTGTCCTGGGCCGGGACGCAGTGCTCTTCGCCACGCCGGTGTGGCGGATGCCCCGGCGTGGAAGCGAAGGACGCCGCCATGGTCAGCACCGACTTCACCCCCGGCTCGCCGAACTGGATCGATCTGGGCAGCCCGGACATCCCCGCCTCCAC
The window above is part of the Kitasatospora sp. HUAS MG31 genome. Proteins encoded here:
- a CDS encoding ester cyclase — encoded protein: MTFVQIVECKTDRVEDLNSLMDSWAEQTEGKRTATHTIMGTDRDNARHVVEIVEFPSYEEAMRNSGLPETDRIFHEMVALCDEPPTFTNLDVVRDEQMNRQVAMRVFDIANSDDLDQLAEVVAPDYHDHDPGMRRDNMSLQDLKDEMQGWRDSFDYRMTVERMLCDGDMVCCHWSVRGKHVGDFMGLPATDKIVEVTGMTMMRIKDGKLQESWWNWDTTGMLRQLGLIRM
- a CDS encoding TIGR03085 family metal-binding protein, producing the protein MTTYALAERARLTELLAAAGPDAPTLCAGWTTRDLAAHLVLREARPDASAGIRIKPLHGWTARVQTGYAELPYPELLRRFRSGPPLLSLFALPGADEAANVVEYFVHAEDVRRAGDEGAEPKAPSEGLTELLWRRLPAVARFGTGVKLPVRLALRRPDGRTVEIGPKAAPVVEVTGEPGELVLFAYGRGARAAVTAEGPTDAIEALCAALPLP